In one window of Aceticella autotrophica DNA:
- a CDS encoding class I SAM-dependent methyltransferase yields the protein MEINVKEFDEIARNIFAPVYPVIAKQIKCRTGITTGTCLDIGSGGGYLGIELSKITDLSVILLDKSEEMLKIAGDNIIKNALETKVRTQLGDVHNIPFEDQTINLVISRGSIFFWHDLPKAFKEIYRILTPDGMAYIGGGFGTAKLKEQVATNMKKRNKEWKGGMIQTFGNNPVEMLDNQLNHAGIKNYKVIMDESGLWLIMKGCNNSEM from the coding sequence GTGGAAATAAATGTAAAAGAATTTGATGAAATTGCTCGTAATATCTTTGCTCCTGTTTATCCTGTTATTGCAAAACAAATAAAATGCAGAACAGGTATAACAACAGGTACATGTTTGGATATTGGAAGCGGTGGAGGATATCTTGGGATCGAATTATCTAAAATTACAGATTTGTCGGTAATTTTACTTGATAAATCAGAAGAAATGCTAAAGATTGCTGGTGATAATATCATAAAGAATGCCTTAGAAACTAAAGTTAGGACTCAACTCGGAGATGTCCACAATATACCTTTTGAAGATCAGACTATTAATCTTGTAATAAGCAGAGGGTCAATATTTTTTTGGCATGACCTTCCAAAAGCCTTTAAAGAAATTTACAGGATACTTACACCAGATGGAATGGCATATATCGGCGGTGGATTTGGCACGGCAAAATTAAAAGAACAGGTAGCAACAAATATGAAAAAAAGAAATAAAGAGTGGAAGGGAGGAATGATTCAGACTTTTGGCAATAACCCGGTAGAAATGCTCGATAATCAATTAAATCACGCGGGAATTAAGAATTATAAGGTTATTATGGATGAATCAGGATTATGGTTGATTATGAAAGGATGTAATAACAGTGAAATGTAA
- a CDS encoding radical SAM protein, protein MKCKICERGCKIPENGTGACGLYENNGQGIVERFPNKYLITCPISIETMPMLHFYMGQKFLQVSTVGCNFHCPGCISTVIVKEMNHESKALKELSPVEIVNEAIKNNCIGIAFLMNDPIASFYTFVKIAEAAKERNLLVGCSSNTYFTEDALNKIIKYLDFINIGIKGMSDDIYRKCGGSTVNPVIRNMKILHNNGVCIEVSCVYTNNNEKEIIELAKKIKQISKDIPLQIMRFIPLEEADCSLEPSIKSSEELVKELKQYVNYVYLFNSPGTDFLNTYCPVCGELIYKRDFYGPMGAKLKPMEGSNLVEKEICPRCSFKLSYKGSLKNVKYQEADFEGGYPFTRALEIIESILITIGVSEKNKIVKVWEYVLCNKKLKDLHLNIQNLNNYINTIKIFGKILGYNNEAENLARYLEEKISIIQNGLSNVKNKPRVYYAMGKPLFCIKGGRMENQLVEAAGGISVNKELDCGGRPGMRITAKQLNKLNPDIIFISAFISNSVEDFYDECIKDGINTEAVKNKRIYTHIAPGFDFGSPRWILGLMYIANNLHPDIFNFNVIKEAEQFYQKFYNMDFTLSNLNRSFAKPDNKWKLKA, encoded by the coding sequence GTGAAATGTAAAATTTGCGAAAGAGGCTGTAAAATTCCTGAAAATGGAACAGGTGCATGTGGTTTATATGAAAATAACGGACAAGGTATTGTAGAAAGATTTCCGAATAAGTATCTTATTACCTGCCCAATATCAATAGAAACAATGCCTATGTTGCATTTTTATATGGGACAGAAATTTTTACAGGTGAGTACTGTAGGATGTAATTTCCATTGTCCGGGATGTATTTCTACAGTAATTGTAAAAGAAATGAATCATGAAAGCAAAGCACTTAAAGAGTTATCTCCGGTGGAAATAGTAAATGAAGCCATAAAAAATAATTGTATTGGTATTGCTTTTTTAATGAATGACCCTATTGCATCTTTTTACACATTTGTAAAGATAGCAGAAGCTGCAAAAGAAAGGAACTTGCTTGTAGGCTGTTCTTCTAATACGTACTTTACTGAAGATGCATTAAACAAAATTATTAAATACTTAGATTTTATTAATATAGGCATAAAAGGGATGTCTGATGATATTTACCGTAAATGCGGTGGAAGTACGGTTAACCCTGTTATAAGAAATATGAAAATATTGCATAATAATGGGGTATGTATTGAGGTATCCTGTGTATACACAAACAATAATGAGAAGGAAATAATAGAACTTGCAAAAAAGATAAAGCAAATATCCAAAGATATACCATTACAAATTATGCGTTTTATCCCACTGGAAGAAGCTGATTGCTCTTTAGAACCTTCAATTAAATCTTCAGAAGAACTTGTAAAAGAATTAAAGCAGTATGTTAATTATGTGTATCTTTTTAATTCACCTGGAACTGATTTCTTAAACACATATTGTCCTGTATGTGGGGAACTTATTTATAAAAGGGATTTTTATGGTCCCATGGGTGCAAAATTAAAACCTATGGAAGGTTCAAACTTAGTAGAAAAAGAAATTTGTCCAAGGTGTTCATTTAAATTAAGTTATAAAGGCTCTTTAAAAAATGTTAAATATCAAGAAGCTGATTTTGAAGGAGGATACCCCTTTACCAGAGCATTGGAAATCATTGAGTCTATATTAATTACTATTGGTGTTAGTGAAAAAAATAAAATAGTTAAGGTTTGGGAATATGTACTTTGCAATAAAAAATTAAAAGATCTCCATTTGAATATACAAAATTTAAATAATTATATTAATACCATAAAAATTTTTGGTAAAATACTTGGCTATAACAATGAAGCAGAAAATTTAGCACGTTATTTGGAAGAAAAAATTTCCATAATTCAAAACGGACTTTCTAATGTAAAAAATAAACCCAGGGTGTATTATGCTATGGGCAAACCGCTTTTTTGCATTAAAGGCGGAAGAATGGAGAATCAATTAGTAGAAGCAGCAGGAGGAATTAGTGTAAATAAAGAACTTGACTGCGGCGGAAGACCCGGAATGAGAATTACAGCAAAACAATTAAATAAATTAAATCCGGATATCATTTTTATCTCTGCATTTATATCAAATTCAGTTGAAGATTTTTATGATGAGTGTATTAAAGATGGAATAAATACAGAGGCAGTAAAAAATAAGAGAATATATACACATATAGCGCCAGGATTTGACTTTGGAAGTCCAAGATGGATATTAGGACTCATGTATATAGCCAATAATCTGCATCCTGATATATTTAATTTTAATGTTATAAAAGAAGCAGAACAATTCTATCAAAAATTTTATAATATGGATTTTACTCTATCAAATCTAAACCGCTCTTTTGCGAAACCAGACAACAAATGGAAACTAAAAGCATAA
- a CDS encoding molybdopterin molybdotransferase MoeA, whose amino-acid sequence MLSIESALKTILISTNVLGIERIDLLSSLGRVLAEDIYAYDYLPPFDKSAMDGYALKSSDTLNASKENPIELTVRGSIKAGDDFKKEIETGQTYKVMTGAPIPLGADAVIEIEKVDIKDKKIIINRPVKSNNNIINKGEEVSFGELALPKGKIIRPPEIGFLASLGQEYIPVYNLPKVALIITGNELINIDKKLQPGKIRNSNEYSLKALLESIGIKSVLSFGIIPDDKEVIIQKIKEALAEVDVLISSGGVSVGDYDFIDEILNKIGFKIHFTSVSIKPGKPITFATYEDKLFFGLPGNPASIITTFEEFVKPALKKMKGEVDVLPKKISIVLGEDIKAKTERRKYIYVKIEKKSDKYYAYNAGSQSSSQLKTMTRANGIIIMPEEKNIVKKGEMLEGRFIFN is encoded by the coding sequence ATGTTGAGCATTGAATCAGCACTAAAAACCATCTTAATCTCAACAAATGTTTTAGGTATTGAAAGAATAGATTTGTTATCTTCTTTAGGAAGGGTTTTGGCAGAAGATATTTATGCTTATGATTATTTACCTCCTTTTGATAAATCGGCAATGGATGGTTATGCATTAAAAAGTTCTGATACCTTGAATGCTTCTAAAGAAAATCCAATTGAATTAACTGTCAGGGGAAGTATTAAAGCTGGTGATGATTTTAAAAAGGAAATAGAAACAGGTCAAACATACAAAGTTATGACTGGAGCACCTATTCCTTTAGGTGCAGACGCAGTTATAGAAATAGAGAAGGTAGATATTAAAGATAAGAAAATCATAATAAATAGACCGGTTAAAAGCAACAATAATATTATTAATAAGGGAGAGGAGGTTTCCTTCGGAGAATTAGCTTTACCTAAGGGTAAAATTATTCGACCGCCAGAAATAGGTTTTTTGGCTTCTTTAGGTCAAGAATATATACCTGTATATAATTTGCCGAAGGTAGCTTTAATAATAACAGGAAATGAATTAATAAATATAGATAAAAAATTACAACCCGGTAAAATAAGAAACAGTAATGAATATTCCTTGAAAGCCTTATTAGAAAGTATCGGAATCAAATCTGTATTATCATTTGGAATTATTCCTGATGATAAAGAGGTAATAATTCAGAAAATAAAAGAAGCCTTGGCTGAGGTTGACGTATTAATAAGTTCTGGTGGTGTTTCAGTAGGAGATTATGATTTTATTGATGAAATTTTAAATAAAATAGGATTTAAAATACATTTTACATCTGTTTCAATTAAACCAGGTAAGCCTATAACTTTTGCTACTTATGAAGATAAATTATTTTTTGGTTTACCTGGAAATCCTGCATCAATTATAACAACATTTGAAGAATTTGTAAAACCAGCACTGAAGAAAATGAAGGGAGAGGTAGATGTTCTTCCAAAAAAAATTTCTATTGTTTTAGGAGAGGATATTAAAGCAAAAACAGAAAGAAGAAAATATATATATGTTAAAATAGAAAAAAAATCAGATAAATATTATGCTTACAATGCGGGTAGTCAAAGTTCAAGTCAATTAAAAACAATGACAAGAGCCAATGGGATTATAATAATGCCGGAAGAAAAGAATATTGTAAAAAAGGGGGAAATGCTTGAAGGAAGATTTATATTTAATTAA
- a CDS encoding IS1182 family transposase: MIGKADRQMSFSDYWLLGKISEVSYYHRLRTWVFNNLNEEMFQPLFSYYGRESISPVYTFTAMLIQFEKGYSDREMEEESRFDDRIKYALTAPRDFDGIDAVTLCDHRKRLFNSEIGKEIFIKTISQAKEVGLFNKDNLHIIDSFMIWGSCARQDTYTMIYQGIKMVLRFMKFYEMEDASKKILKRTDYEENIKKPKIAWENEKEKAKLLEELVKDALSLVENIKTKKDIKDDLKKAIELLERVALQDVEITNDGHVKMIEGTAKDRIISVVDDEMRHGRKTSSKLSDGYKAEIITGGEKGSVVVGIEVDGANIADGEHMSDLIEQSRRNGVDIDKLYGDCAYSDFEEIEKRKEEGTDFCIRVPEATNPSGGFSKEEFKIDLEKGTVECPNGHIKQFDTEKTQKHEQVTVKFRAEECNDCPLKDQCTKSKKGRTINIHPYEKEIQEQREYQKTDEFKEDYAKRPNVERNISELTRHGGRKGRYRGKLKIRWQMIMVAINNNIKVIMKHISKICNRQIKKGEVCPKTA; this comes from the coding sequence ATGATAGGAAAAGCAGATAGACAAATGTCATTTTCAGATTATTGGTTACTTGGGAAAATTTCTGAAGTAAGTTATTATCATAGACTAAGAACATGGGTATTTAATAATCTTAATGAAGAAATGTTTCAGCCACTTTTCTCATACTATGGCAGAGAATCCATATCCCCAGTATATACATTTACAGCGATGCTGATACAATTTGAAAAAGGATATTCTGATCGTGAAATGGAAGAAGAATCACGATTCGATGATAGAATTAAATATGCATTAACCGCACCACGGGATTTTGATGGAATAGATGCAGTAACATTATGTGATCATAGAAAAAGACTGTTTAACAGTGAAATAGGAAAAGAAATATTTATTAAAACAATTAGTCAGGCAAAAGAAGTAGGACTGTTTAATAAAGACAACTTACATATAATAGATTCATTCATGATTTGGGGCTCTTGTGCCAGACAAGATACTTACACTATGATATACCAAGGGATAAAGATGGTTCTCCGTTTCATGAAGTTTTACGAAATGGAAGATGCATCAAAAAAAATACTGAAAAGAACAGATTATGAAGAAAATATCAAAAAACCCAAAATAGCATGGGAAAATGAAAAAGAAAAAGCAAAATTACTCGAAGAACTTGTTAAAGATGCACTATCACTCGTAGAAAATATAAAAACAAAAAAAGATATAAAAGATGATTTAAAAAAAGCAATTGAATTATTAGAAAGAGTAGCATTACAAGATGTTGAAATAACAAACGATGGGCATGTAAAAATGATAGAAGGAACAGCGAAAGACAGAATAATATCAGTAGTAGATGACGAAATGCGCCATGGGAGAAAGACCTCATCGAAATTATCAGATGGATACAAAGCTGAAATTATAACAGGAGGAGAAAAAGGCTCAGTAGTAGTAGGAATAGAAGTCGATGGAGCAAATATAGCAGATGGTGAACATATGAGTGATCTTATAGAACAAAGCCGAAGAAACGGCGTTGATATAGATAAACTGTATGGAGATTGTGCATATAGTGACTTTGAAGAAATAGAAAAAAGGAAAGAAGAAGGAACAGATTTTTGCATTAGAGTACCGGAAGCAACAAATCCAAGTGGAGGATTTTCAAAAGAAGAATTCAAAATTGATTTAGAAAAAGGAACAGTAGAATGTCCCAACGGACACATAAAACAATTTGATACTGAAAAAACGCAAAAACATGAGCAAGTTACAGTAAAATTTAGAGCAGAAGAATGTAATGATTGTCCGCTAAAAGACCAATGTACAAAATCAAAAAAAGGGAGAACAATAAATATACATCCATATGAAAAAGAGATACAAGAACAAAGAGAATATCAAAAAACAGATGAATTTAAAGAAGACTATGCAAAAAGACCGAATGTAGAAAGAAACATATCAGAACTTACCAGGCATGGCGGACGTAAAGGAAGGTATAGAGGGAAATTAAAAATAAGATGGCAAATGATAATGGTAGCAATAAACAATAATATCAAAGTAATAATGAAACATATTTCTAAAATTTGTAATAGACAAATTAAGAAGGGAGAAGTCTGCCCAAAAACGGCTTAA
- a CDS encoding glycosyltransferase family 4 protein, producing MRVAFFSDTYLPQINGVSKTIARLRNYLKSNGIESIVLIPETGIGNNDEEVYCFRSYRLPFYPELKLAIPTEREVNIILSKFQPDIVHLVTEFTMGYSGLRWAQKNNIPIASSYHTNFADYAAYYNYPFLSHLFWYYLIWFHNQSHINFCPSHETLEILKSKGINNLLIWGRGVDGEFFNPFKRKPEIRKYFGINVDEIALLYVGRIAPEKNIDILFDAFKIVKKIFSNIKLIIAGSGPSEAFYKSLNIPDIIFTGELDQEKLSILYASSDIFTFPSTSETYGNVVLEAMSSGLPVVAPFCGGIKENLKDGFNGISYKSNSPKDMANAIIKLINNKNLRKIFGIYARKHAETRIWNQTMSVVLKGYYNCINNTKVKLA from the coding sequence GTGAGAGTTGCTTTTTTTTCAGATACTTATTTACCGCAGATTAACGGTGTTTCAAAAACAATTGCAAGATTAAGAAATTATTTAAAAAGCAATGGAATTGAAAGTATAGTTTTAATACCCGAAACAGGGATCGGAAATAATGATGAAGAAGTGTACTGTTTTAGAAGTTATCGATTACCTTTTTATCCTGAATTGAAACTTGCAATTCCAACAGAAAGGGAAGTAAATATAATACTTTCAAAATTCCAACCTGATATAGTCCATTTGGTAACGGAATTTACTATGGGTTATTCAGGACTAAGATGGGCTCAAAAAAACAATATACCTATAGCATCATCTTATCATACAAATTTTGCAGATTATGCAGCATATTATAATTATCCGTTTTTGTCGCATTTGTTTTGGTATTATCTTATTTGGTTTCATAATCAGTCACATATAAATTTTTGCCCTTCACATGAAACATTAGAAATATTGAAGTCGAAAGGTATTAATAATTTATTAATATGGGGACGTGGCGTTGATGGAGAATTTTTTAATCCATTTAAGCGAAAACCGGAAATTCGTAAATATTTTGGTATAAATGTTGATGAGATAGCTTTATTATATGTAGGAAGAATAGCACCGGAAAAAAATATAGATATTTTATTTGATGCATTTAAAATTGTTAAAAAAATATTTTCAAATATAAAATTAATAATTGCAGGAAGTGGACCATCCGAGGCATTTTATAAATCTTTAAATATTCCTGATATAATTTTTACTGGGGAATTAGATCAGGAAAAACTTTCAATACTATATGCTTCAAGTGATATATTTACATTTCCTTCAACCTCTGAAACATATGGGAATGTTGTACTTGAGGCTATGTCTTCAGGCTTACCTGTAGTTGCACCATTTTGTGGAGGAATTAAAGAAAATTTAAAAGATGGTTTTAATGGCATTTCTTATAAAAGCAATAGCCCCAAGGACATGGCAAATGCAATAATTAAGCTGATAAATAATAAAAATTTGAGAAAAATTTTTGGCATTTATGCAAGAAAACATGCTGAAACCCGTATATGGAATCAAACCATGTCGGTTGTTTTAAAAGGATACTATAATTGTATAAATAATACTAAAGTAAAATTAGCATAA
- a CDS encoding UDP-glucose dehydrogenase family protein produces the protein MKICIIGAGYVGLVTGCVLANIGNKVTVVEKNKEKLRMLKNNQMPFFEEGMDELLNGVKEKNMIEFESNLKEVKGIIDIYMISVGTPLNQEGIIDMTAFNSVIDEISSLSCNSGILVIKSTVPIGTSTLIEEYLNRGGKRWVTASNPEFLRQGSALKDTIEANRIIIGTNSNKVAKLLERLYRPLKRPILIVDRNTSEMIKYASNAFLATKISFANEISILCEKVGADIKMVVKGMAMDPRIGGDFLGAGIGYGGSCLSKDLSSLINTANKNNVEVAILKATETVNQRQRMLLPYRLKEIYGRLKGLTVALLGITFKPGTDDLRDAPSLDIIRYIIENGADVRVYDPQDRACKNVKNLFPEIYIAKDCYDALSGADAILLLTEWSEIKDINWKKARKLVNRRLILDGRNFLEIEDIEKYGFKYVGVGRGAYSPDSLKSLINSCQFKKREIAKRECAYRGGINLADVKNIL, from the coding sequence GTGAAGATTTGTATAATTGGTGCAGGATATGTTGGACTTGTGACGGGATGTGTTCTGGCGAATATAGGTAACAAAGTAACTGTTGTTGAAAAGAATAAAGAAAAACTCAGAATGTTAAAGAATAATCAAATGCCTTTTTTTGAAGAAGGAATGGATGAACTATTGAATGGGGTAAAAGAGAAAAATATGATTGAGTTTGAAAGTAATTTAAAGGAAGTAAAGGGTATAATTGATATTTATATGATTTCAGTAGGAACACCTCTTAATCAAGAGGGAATAATTGATATGACAGCATTTAACAGTGTAATTGATGAGATATCATCTTTATCATGTAATAGTGGAATATTAGTAATTAAAAGTACCGTACCGATTGGCACATCTACTCTAATTGAAGAATATTTAAACAGAGGAGGGAAAAGATGGGTTACAGCATCAAATCCAGAATTTTTAAGGCAAGGAAGTGCTTTGAAAGATACTATTGAAGCTAATAGGATAATTATCGGAACAAATTCAAATAAAGTTGCGAAATTATTGGAACGACTTTATAGACCTTTGAAAAGACCAATCTTAATAGTTGATAGAAATACATCTGAAATGATAAAATATGCTTCAAATGCATTTTTGGCTACTAAGATTTCATTCGCAAATGAAATATCAATTTTATGCGAAAAAGTTGGAGCAGATATAAAAATGGTAGTAAAAGGTATGGCGATGGATCCACGTATCGGTGGGGATTTTCTTGGAGCAGGTATTGGCTATGGAGGTTCATGTCTTTCAAAGGATTTATCATCATTAATAAATACTGCTAATAAAAATAATGTCGAAGTAGCTATTTTAAAAGCAACTGAAACTGTTAATCAAAGACAAAGAATGCTTTTGCCTTATCGCTTAAAAGAAATATATGGCAGATTAAAAGGGCTTACTGTTGCTTTGCTTGGAATAACGTTTAAACCGGGGACAGATGATTTGAGAGATGCTCCATCTCTTGATATAATCAGATATATTATAGAAAATGGTGCTGATGTGAGGGTGTATGATCCGCAAGATAGGGCTTGTAAAAATGTTAAGAATTTATTTCCCGAGATTTATATTGCAAAGGATTGCTATGATGCATTGAGTGGTGCAGATGCAATACTCTTGTTAACCGAATGGTCGGAAATAAAGGATATAAATTGGAAAAAAGCAAGAAAATTAGTTAATCGCAGATTAATACTTGACGGAAGAAACTTTCTTGAAATAGAAGATATAGAAAAATACGGTTTTAAATATGTCGGAGTTGGTCGAGGAGCTTATTCTCCAGATTCTTTGAAAAGTCTTATAAATAGTTGTCAATTTAAAAAAAGAGAGATTGCAAAAAGAGAATGTGCATATCGTGGAGGGATTAATCTTGCAGATGTTAAAAATATATTATAG
- a CDS encoding LacI family DNA-binding transcriptional regulator, giving the protein MNATIKDVAREANVSIATVSRVLNNSAVVTDETKQRVLDAIKKTGYKPNALARSLKIQKTHTIGVVIPDISSTFYPEVVRGVEDVANMYDYNIFLCNTDQDENKEMNYIEILREKQIDGLIFMGNIIRDTIMEVFMSMKAPVVLAGTQDKELKLPNVNIDNKKAAYDAVKYLTSLGHKKIGMITGPKTDPIGGMLRLEGYKEALKKAKIRYKSELVVEGNFKVKQAYLSMLKLLEQKVDAVFAASDEMAVAAINAIFDSGLKVPDDIHVVGFDNTYLSYMFRPTITTIQQPAYDIGAISMRLMIKILSKKPIDELHVVLPHHLIIRESTGYEEEKK; this is encoded by the coding sequence ATGAATGCAACTATCAAGGATGTTGCAAGAGAAGCTAATGTTTCGATTGCAACGGTATCAAGGGTATTAAACAATAGTGCGGTAGTAACAGATGAAACTAAACAGAGGGTTCTTGATGCAATCAAAAAGACGGGTTATAAACCAAATGCATTGGCAAGAAGTCTGAAAATCCAAAAAACACATACTATTGGAGTTGTAATACCGGATATCTCAAGCACATTTTACCCTGAGGTTGTTAGAGGGGTAGAAGATGTAGCGAATATGTACGATTATAATATCTTTTTATGTAATACAGACCAGGACGAAAACAAAGAAATGAATTATATTGAGATATTAAGAGAAAAACAAATTGATGGGTTAATATTTATGGGTAACATAATAAGAGATACAATTATGGAAGTATTTATGAGTATGAAAGCTCCGGTTGTACTAGCAGGAACACAGGATAAGGAATTAAAATTGCCAAATGTTAATATTGACAATAAAAAGGCAGCATATGATGCGGTTAAATATCTGACATCTTTGGGGCATAAGAAAATCGGTATGATAACCGGTCCTAAAACTGATCCTATCGGTGGCATGTTGAGATTAGAGGGGTATAAAGAGGCACTGAAGAAAGCAAAGATAAGGTATAAGTCTGAGCTTGTTGTTGAAGGCAATTTTAAGGTTAAACAGGCATATCTTTCCATGCTGAAACTTTTAGAGCAAAAAGTTGATGCTGTTTTTGCTGCATCTGATGAAATGGCTGTTGCGGCAATAAATGCAATCTTTGATTCAGGTTTGAAAGTACCGGATGATATACATGTAGTTGGATTTGATAATACTTATCTTTCATATATGTTTAGACCAACAATTACGACTATACAACAGCCGGCATATGATATTGGTGCCATAAGCATGAGGCTTATGATTAAGATTTTATCAAAAAAGCCTATTGATGAATTACATGTTGTATTACCTCACCATCTTATTATTAGAGAATCAACAGGTTATGAAGAAGAAAAAAAATAG
- a CDS encoding HAD family hydrolase, translating to MCKLFVVDADGSLLNSDNKISAANMDAINELRARGIIYTIATGRMFTSILPYAAEIKINAPLICFNGALIKDIYTRKTYYYNPIQPDDAVYTIKILKEIGYQVNLYIDDELIVDEINERVNWYLTYKNNKARVNTVGDVAEYIKRIGKGTAKIYAIGDIKNPKPLDSDVYDELCKKVAVSTSGGGHLEINAIGVSKGNALKTLANMYDIKRDSVAAVGDNINDLSMIEYAGFGIAMDNAPNLVKIKADFITKSNDKDGIAFAINKIFRRQRIIAV from the coding sequence ATGTGTAAATTATTTGTTGTTGATGCTGATGGAAGCCTGTTAAACAGTGATAATAAGATTTCCGCAGCTAACATGGATGCAATAAATGAATTAAGAGCGAGAGGTATCATCTATACAATTGCTACAGGAAGAATGTTTACATCAATATTACCATATGCGGCGGAAATTAAAATCAATGCACCCTTAATTTGCTTTAATGGTGCATTGATTAAAGATATATATACAAGGAAGACATATTATTACAATCCTATTCAACCAGATGATGCAGTATATACAATAAAAATCTTAAAAGAGATAGGGTATCAGGTAAATCTATATATCGATGATGAACTTATTGTCGATGAAATAAATGAAAGGGTTAACTGGTATCTTACATACAAAAATAATAAGGCAAGGGTTAATACCGTTGGTGATGTTGCTGAATATATAAAGAGAATAGGGAAAGGTACTGCGAAGATATATGCAATAGGGGATATAAAAAATCCTAAACCTTTGGATTCTGATGTTTATGATGAACTCTGTAAAAAGGTGGCTGTTTCCACTTCAGGAGGCGGACACCTTGAAATAAATGCAATAGGTGTAAGTAAAGGCAATGCCTTGAAAACCCTTGCAAATATGTATGATATTAAAAGGGATTCTGTAGCTGCTGTCGGAGATAACATAAATGACTTATCAATGATAGAATATGCAGGGTTTGGTATTGCAATGGATAATGCTCCTAACCTTGTTAAGATAAAGGCTGATTTTATTACAAAATCAAATGATAAAGATGGGATTGCTTTTGCTATAAATAAGATATTCAGAAGGCAGAGAATCATAGCAGTTTAA
- a CDS encoding YetF domain-containing protein, translated as MLIIFFRTLILYFMVVVVMRIMGKQQIGQLQPYEFVVALMIADLVAVPMQNKGIPLLSGIIPILTLMVSQLFLSYISMKSLRCRSLICGTPAILIKKGKIITSQLQQERYNINDLLEELRVAGYPNIADVEYAILETNGNLSVIPKVTKRPVNPEDLNLSPQYEGLPLPIIIDGQIIEKNIKDANIDLNMLNDQLKMWKVDDIKDVILASLDPNNILTVYKREE; from the coding sequence ATGCTTATCATTTTTTTTCGTACATTGATACTTTATTTCATGGTAGTAGTTGTAATGAGAATAATGGGAAAACAACAAATAGGTCAACTTCAACCATATGAATTTGTTGTTGCCCTTATGATAGCAGACCTGGTTGCTGTCCCGATGCAGAACAAAGGCATACCTCTGCTTTCTGGAATAATACCTATATTGACATTAATGGTATCTCAATTGTTTTTATCATATATTTCCATGAAAAGCTTGAGATGCCGCTCACTCATATGCGGAACACCTGCTATCCTCATAAAAAAAGGCAAGATAATTACATCACAGCTTCAACAAGAGAGATATAATATCAATGACCTTCTTGAAGAGCTTAGGGTTGCAGGATATCCTAATATAGCAGATGTTGAATATGCAATACTTGAGACAAACGGCAATTTAAGTGTTATACCAAAAGTCACTAAGAGACCGGTAAATCCTGAAGATTTGAACCTATCTCCCCAATATGAAGGCTTACCATTACCTATAATTATTGATGGGCAGATAATAGAAAAAAATATTAAAGATGCAAATATAGATTTAAACATGCTTAATGACCAGCTAAAAATGTGGAAAGTAGATGATATTAAGGATGTTATACTGGCATCCTT